In a genomic window of Mycolicibacterium neoaurum VKM Ac-1815D:
- a CDS encoding GNAT family N-acetyltransferase, whose amino-acid sequence MEVCAVSHRIKRAAATDLEAAAATLAAAFDSYPWTRWSIPQDGYAERLERLQRLYLEFALQHGIVLVADEVRGVLALLPPDAPEPPPDFQQQVADLHGDRLEVLGQVDIPAQPENAWNLATLGVHPDSQGRGLGGALVEAGLAAVSAVDAAAGTALETSDERNVRLYERSGFAVTATTSIPDGPVVYSMFRPAAH is encoded by the coding sequence ATGGAGGTGTGTGCGGTGAGTCACCGCATCAAACGCGCAGCAGCGACGGATCTGGAAGCGGCGGCCGCCACCCTGGCCGCGGCCTTCGATTCTTATCCGTGGACCAGGTGGTCGATTCCGCAGGACGGCTACGCCGAACGCCTCGAGCGACTGCAGCGGCTGTACCTGGAGTTCGCACTCCAGCACGGCATCGTGCTGGTCGCCGACGAGGTGCGCGGCGTGCTGGCGCTGCTGCCGCCCGATGCGCCCGAACCGCCGCCGGACTTCCAGCAGCAGGTCGCCGATCTGCACGGTGATCGACTGGAAGTGCTTGGCCAGGTGGACATCCCGGCCCAACCCGAGAACGCATGGAACCTGGCCACCCTCGGTGTACACCCGGACAGCCAGGGCCGGGGCCTGGGTGGCGCGCTGGTCGAGGCCGGGCTGGCGGCGGTGAGCGCGGTCGACGCCGCCGCAGGCACGGCGTTGGAGACGTCGGATGAACGCAACGTCCGCCTCTACGAGCGGTCGGGGTTCGCCGTCACCGCCACGACATCGATACCCGATGGGCCGGTGGTGTATTCGATGTTCCGGCCCGCTGCGCACTGA
- a CDS encoding DUF6542 domain-containing protein, which produces MSGQPEPTESVSHRAVLPRIPGWPSGLLPWWGAVLVAVTATLVGFAYHAGAGAGELGAVFATFYVLGCLAAVLLVRRSGIFATVIQPPLILFISVPSAYFLMHSGQISGLKDVLINCGYPLIERFPLMFFTSVAVLAIGGARWYLDKQSADSAEVSESTGSDGPDLAERVARRLRRSPDPDAEAQPRPARRSRRPRETAARAAQEPRRTRTGQPSRARHNRPPESDIAASAAAADRRERAATRERYGRPRPDEELRADPPRRARRTRDAAARDPREPRQPRRTPPPSRTRAEDTPDPYERPRRRREYDSPYADYQPGYRPPRPEDRYPEYPDYPEPPRRAATEGAHHPVSRVRYRSTDDERRTEHRTRPRAGHRRDDWD; this is translated from the coding sequence GTGTCAGGTCAGCCCGAGCCGACGGAGTCGGTGTCCCACCGCGCCGTCCTCCCCCGCATCCCGGGCTGGCCATCGGGACTGCTGCCCTGGTGGGGCGCTGTTCTGGTGGCCGTCACGGCAACCCTGGTCGGCTTCGCCTACCACGCCGGCGCCGGCGCCGGCGAGCTCGGTGCGGTGTTCGCCACGTTCTATGTGTTGGGCTGCCTGGCGGCGGTTCTGCTGGTGCGTCGCTCCGGCATCTTCGCCACGGTCATCCAGCCCCCGCTGATCCTGTTCATCTCGGTACCGTCTGCGTACTTCCTGATGCACAGCGGCCAGATCAGCGGCCTCAAGGACGTCCTGATCAACTGCGGTTACCCCCTGATCGAGCGCTTCCCACTGATGTTCTTCACCTCGGTGGCGGTGCTGGCGATCGGCGGGGCGCGCTGGTACCTGGACAAGCAGAGCGCAGATTCCGCCGAGGTCTCCGAGTCCACTGGTTCCGACGGCCCCGATCTGGCCGAGCGTGTCGCCCGACGGCTGCGCCGCTCGCCGGATCCCGATGCCGAGGCGCAACCGCGCCCCGCTCGCCGATCGCGGCGACCCCGCGAGACCGCCGCCCGTGCCGCCCAAGAGCCCCGCCGCACCCGCACCGGCCAGCCGTCGCGCGCCCGGCACAACCGGCCGCCGGAGTCGGATATCGCGGCCTCGGCCGCCGCGGCCGACCGCCGCGAACGTGCCGCCACCCGGGAGCGTTATGGCCGTCCCCGTCCCGACGAGGAACTGCGTGCGGACCCGCCGCGGCGCGCACGCCGGACCCGTGATGCGGCCGCACGCGATCCACGCGAACCCCGTCAGCCCCGCCGCACGCCGCCACCGAGCCGCACCCGCGCCGAAGACACCCCAGATCCCTACGAGCGCCCGCGCCGCCGCCGCGAGTACGACAGCCCGTACGCCGATTACCAGCCCGGCTACCGGCCGCCTCGCCCCGAGGACCGCTATCCGGAGTACCCGGACTATCCGGAGCCGCCGCGTCGCGCCGCCACCGAGGGGGCACATCACCCGGTGTCACGGGTCCGCTATCGCAGCACCGACGACGAGCGACGCACCGAGCACCGCACCCGCCCGCGGGCCGGCCACCGTCGCGACGACTGGGACTAG
- a CDS encoding 4-hydroxy-3-methylbut-2-enyl diphosphate reductase, with protein sequence MPPTVNMGIPGATSSVAARVDGKRVLLAEPRGYCAGVDRAVETVERALEKHGAPIYVRHEIVHNRYVVDTLAKAGAVFVERTDEVPEGAIVVFSAHGVAPTVHVEAAERNLQTIDATCPLVTKVHNEAKRFARDDYDILLVGHEGHEEVVGTAGEAPDHVQVVDNPDAVDKVTVRDPNKVIWLSQTTLSVDETMETVRRLREKFPTLQDPPSDDICYATQNRQVAVKAMAPECDLVIVVGSKNSSNSVRLVEVALLAGAKASHLVDYADDVDPAWFSGVTTVGVTSGASVPEILVRGVLDRLAEYGYATVQPVTTANETLVFALPREIRPPRG encoded by the coding sequence ATGCCACCAACCGTCAACATGGGAATTCCCGGTGCCACCAGCTCGGTGGCCGCGCGGGTTGACGGCAAGCGCGTGCTGCTGGCCGAGCCACGCGGCTACTGCGCGGGCGTCGACAGGGCCGTCGAGACCGTCGAGCGTGCGCTGGAGAAGCACGGCGCCCCCATCTACGTGCGGCACGAGATCGTGCACAACCGCTACGTGGTGGACACGCTGGCCAAGGCCGGTGCCGTCTTCGTCGAGCGCACCGACGAGGTGCCCGAGGGCGCCATCGTGGTGTTCTCCGCCCACGGTGTCGCCCCGACCGTGCACGTCGAGGCAGCCGAACGCAACCTGCAGACCATCGACGCGACATGCCCGCTGGTGACCAAGGTGCACAACGAGGCCAAACGCTTCGCCCGCGACGATTACGACATCCTGCTCGTCGGCCACGAGGGTCACGAGGAGGTCGTCGGCACCGCCGGTGAGGCCCCCGACCATGTCCAGGTCGTCGACAATCCCGATGCCGTGGACAAGGTGACGGTGCGCGATCCCAACAAGGTGATCTGGCTGTCGCAGACCACGTTGAGCGTCGACGAGACCATGGAGACCGTGCGCCGGTTGCGCGAGAAGTTCCCGACGCTGCAGGACCCGCCGAGCGACGACATCTGCTACGCCACTCAGAACCGTCAGGTCGCGGTCAAGGCGATGGCGCCCGAATGCGATCTCGTCATCGTCGTCGGCTCGAAGAACTCGTCGAACTCGGTGCGGCTGGTCGAGGTGGCGCTGCTGGCCGGTGCCAAGGCCTCGCATCTGGTCGACTACGCCGACGATGTCGATCCCGCCTGGTTCTCCGGGGTGACGACGGTCGGTGTCACCTCCGGTGCGTCGGTGCCCGAGATCCTGGTGCGCGGCGTGCTGGACCGACTCGCCGAATACGGTTACGCCACTGTGCAGCCCGTGACCACGGCCAATGAGACGTTGGTGTTCGCCCTGCCGCGGGAGATCCGTCCGCCGCGCGGCTGA
- a CDS encoding DUF1801 domain-containing protein, with protein MSADWRIDRVELLRSLINQAEPDVVEEVKWRKPSNPDGVPTFSLDGVICTVETYKDKVKLTFATGASVNDPDHLFNASLDASVRRAIDLREDDRLDTEAFKALIREAVRANRG; from the coding sequence GTGAGTGCGGATTGGCGTATCGATCGTGTCGAGCTGCTCCGGTCTCTGATCAACCAGGCCGAACCCGATGTCGTCGAAGAGGTCAAGTGGCGCAAGCCGTCCAACCCCGACGGTGTGCCCACGTTCTCCCTCGACGGCGTGATCTGCACCGTGGAGACCTATAAGGACAAGGTCAAGTTGACCTTCGCCACGGGCGCGTCGGTGAACGATCCGGACCACCTGTTCAACGCCAGTCTCGACGCGTCGGTCCGTCGCGCCATTGATCTGCGCGAAGACGATCGACTGGACACCGAGGCCTTCAAGGCCCTGATTCGCGAGGCTGTGCGAGCCAACCGCGGTTAG
- a CDS encoding lipid droplet-associated protein, translating to MATAPYGVRLLVGAAVTALDETRKLPQTILTYPMTVASQLAHLVMKVQQDVADLVNRGDEALEELFPPKDEQPEWATFDEDEPRDRFSDAADADDSDDLASVTRLTGDKVANRSEGRFALFSEGEVRPEAPGAATAPTSNGEVPAIVDKIGYETLTLAQLRARLTSLKLTDLEALLAFEEANKARAPFQTLIANRITRASAK from the coding sequence ATGGCAACAGCACCATACGGAGTTCGATTGCTGGTGGGTGCGGCAGTGACCGCCCTGGACGAGACCCGCAAACTCCCCCAGACCATCCTCACCTATCCGATGACGGTGGCCAGCCAGCTGGCGCATCTGGTGATGAAGGTGCAGCAGGACGTCGCCGACCTGGTCAATCGCGGTGACGAGGCACTCGAGGAACTGTTCCCGCCCAAGGACGAACAGCCGGAGTGGGCGACGTTCGACGAGGACGAACCGCGCGATCGCTTCTCCGACGCCGCCGATGCCGACGACTCTGACGACCTCGCGTCGGTGACACGTCTCACCGGAGACAAGGTCGCCAATCGCTCCGAAGGCCGGTTCGCGCTGTTCAGCGAGGGCGAGGTTCGTCCGGAGGCGCCGGGGGCGGCCACCGCGCCGACGAGCAACGGCGAGGTTCCGGCGATCGTGGACAAGATCGGCTACGAGACGCTGACATTGGCGCAGCTGCGCGCCCGGTTGACCTCACTGAAGCTGACCGATCTGGAGGCGCTACTGGCCTTCGAGGAGGCCAACAAGGCACGCGCTCCGTTCCAGACGCTGATCGCCAACAGGATCACCCGCGCGTCGGCCAAGTGA
- a CDS encoding AAA family ATPase — protein MIVWLNGTHGVGKTTTSPLVQQLIAGSRVFDAEMIGEVLMNIQPGLPETDNFQHWPPWRPLVVETARRLVEYTGCPLVVPMTVLVEQYWREISQGLAHYGVPVRHFVLHADQDTLRARINEDLVMGPSEFRLDYLDAYAEAARTWLHDEAEVIDTAHAAPAEVARQIVDALNG, from the coding sequence ATGATCGTCTGGCTCAACGGTACTCACGGTGTCGGTAAGACGACGACCAGCCCGCTCGTCCAACAACTGATTGCCGGGTCGCGGGTCTTCGACGCGGAGATGATCGGCGAGGTGCTCATGAACATCCAGCCCGGTTTACCCGAGACGGACAACTTCCAGCATTGGCCGCCGTGGCGTCCGCTGGTGGTCGAGACCGCCCGCCGACTCGTCGAATACACCGGCTGCCCGTTGGTGGTGCCGATGACGGTGTTGGTGGAGCAGTATTGGCGCGAGATCAGTCAGGGCCTGGCGCACTATGGCGTGCCGGTGCGGCATTTCGTACTGCATGCGGACCAGGACACGCTGCGTGCGAGGATCAATGAGGATCTCGTCATGGGGCCTTCGGAGTTCCGTCTGGACTATCTGGACGCCTATGCGGAGGCAGCCAGAACGTGGCTGCACGACGAGGCGGAGGTCATCGACACCGCACACGCGGCGCCGGCCGAGGTCGCCCGACAGATAGTGGACGCGCTGAACGGTTGA
- a CDS encoding penicillin-binding transpeptidase domain-containing protein: protein MGSLRRIIPAVLVAVLLLAGCSDSDDRLADATDGFADALSRGDATAAAALTTDAAAASGTLDALYASLGTDVRFAVSEVRREEDKATFTLAATWKFGPQKTTEWTYTTTGSAAAEGDDWKVRWDAATVAPGLDKGPLSFGTLAPQPAARVLDRTGADLLTQHIVTLVDVAPGADVNAVAALVNPIAPTVTPEWLGGELAKGAPVTAVTLRDEDLAPIRDQLAALPEVTLRPQTRLLATDRALTSPTLSGLSELWQQRTDEAAGWAVSAQTPTGPTRVGGQDPGSVGDIASTLDIGMQLAGETALASLTTPAAIVAIQPSTGNLLAVAQNAPADAQGPIALTGLYPPGSTFKTVTVSAALQAGQVTPDSVVGCPGTENIEGRQIPNDDNFDLGEVPLHTAFARSCNTTMGRLAVNLPPDGLTKAAAQLGLGIDFVAPGMTTVTGSVPAADTSALRVEEGIGQGKVTASPFGMALVAATLAKGSVPAPTIVQGSPGVPDRTPEPLPPSVDEQVRAMMRETITGGTATALQDIPDLLGKTGTAEYIDDTHAHGWFVGIRGDLALAVFVSDAGSSAPAVEAAGTFLRAVP from the coding sequence GTGGGCTCTCTGCGACGCATCATTCCCGCGGTCCTGGTGGCCGTACTCCTGCTGGCCGGCTGTAGCGACAGCGACGACCGGCTGGCCGATGCCACCGACGGGTTCGCCGATGCACTCAGCCGCGGTGACGCCACCGCGGCAGCAGCGCTGACCACCGATGCCGCAGCTGCCTCGGGCACCCTGGACGCGCTCTACGCCAGCCTGGGCACCGATGTCCGTTTCGCGGTCTCCGAGGTGCGACGCGAGGAGGACAAAGCGACCTTCACGCTGGCGGCCACCTGGAAGTTCGGGCCGCAGAAGACGACCGAGTGGACCTACACCACGACCGGGTCGGCCGCCGCCGAGGGCGATGACTGGAAGGTCCGCTGGGATGCGGCGACCGTCGCGCCCGGTCTGGACAAGGGCCCGCTGTCCTTCGGCACGCTGGCCCCACAGCCGGCGGCCAGGGTGCTCGATCGCACCGGTGCCGACCTGCTCACCCAGCACATCGTCACCCTCGTCGACGTCGCCCCCGGCGCCGATGTCAACGCCGTTGCGGCACTGGTCAATCCGATCGCGCCGACCGTCACTCCGGAGTGGCTCGGCGGGGAACTGGCCAAGGGGGCGCCCGTCACCGCCGTCACACTGCGCGATGAGGACCTCGCCCCTATCCGGGACCAACTGGCCGCGCTGCCGGAGGTGACCCTGCGCCCGCAGACCCGGCTGCTGGCCACCGACCGCGCACTGACCTCGCCGACCCTGTCCGGATTGTCCGAGCTGTGGCAGCAGCGCACCGACGAGGCCGCCGGCTGGGCGGTGTCCGCGCAGACCCCCACCGGACCCACCCGTGTCGGTGGGCAGGACCCCGGCTCCGTCGGCGATATCGCCAGCACACTCGATATCGGCATGCAGCTGGCCGGGGAGACGGCCCTTGCATCGCTGACCACGCCCGCGGCCATTGTGGCAATCCAGCCGTCGACCGGCAATCTGCTCGCCGTCGCGCAGAACGCGCCCGCCGACGCGCAGGGCCCGATCGCGCTGACCGGGCTGTACCCGCCGGGATCGACCTTCAAGACCGTCACGGTCTCGGCCGCCCTGCAGGCCGGGCAGGTCACCCCGGACAGCGTCGTGGGCTGCCCGGGCACCGAGAACATCGAGGGCCGCCAGATCCCCAATGACGACAATTTCGATCTCGGCGAGGTGCCGCTGCACACCGCGTTCGCGCGGTCCTGCAACACCACGATGGGCAGGCTCGCGGTCAACCTGCCGCCCGACGGGCTGACCAAGGCCGCCGCCCAACTGGGTCTCGGCATCGATTTCGTCGCACCCGGCATGACTACGGTGACCGGTTCGGTGCCGGCGGCGGACACCTCGGCGCTGCGCGTCGAGGAGGGCATCGGCCAGGGCAAGGTCACCGCCTCGCCGTTCGGGATGGCGCTGGTGGCCGCGACGCTGGCGAAGGGATCGGTGCCCGCCCCGACCATCGTGCAGGGGTCCCCGGGTGTGCCCGACCGCACGCCCGAACCGTTACCGCCGTCGGTCGACGAGCAGGTGCGGGCGATGATGCGCGAAACCATCACCGGTGGCACCGCGACGGCGCTGCAGGACATCCCTGATCTGCTCGGCAAGACCGGGACCGCCGAATATATCGACGACACCCATGCGCACGGCTGGTTCGTCGGCATCCGCGGTGACCTGGCGCTGGCGGTGTTCGTCAGCGATGCGGGGAGTTCGGCGCCCGCGGTCGAAGCGGCGGGCACGTTCCTGCGCGCCGTGCCCTAG
- the ychF gene encoding redox-regulated ATPase YchF — MSLNLGIVGLPNVGKSTLFNALTRNDVLAANYPFATIEPNEGVVALPDPRLDKLAEIFGSEKTVPAPVTFVDIAGIVKGASEGAGLGNKFLANIRECDAICQVVRAFADDDVVHVDGRVDPRSDIEVIETELILADMQTLEKAVPRLEKEARNNKDRKPLLDAAVAAQAVLDSGKTLFSAGADATVLRELNLMTTKPFLYVFNADESVLTDEAKKAELRELVAPADAVFLDAKIESELIELDDESAAELLESIGQTEPGLDALARAGFHTLNLQTYLTAGPKEARAWTIHRGDTAPKAAGVIHTDFEKGFIKAEVVSFDDLVEAGSMAAAKAAGKVRMEGKDYVMADGDVVEFRFNV; from the coding sequence GTGAGCTTGAACCTCGGAATCGTCGGACTCCCCAATGTCGGCAAGTCGACCCTTTTCAACGCGCTGACGCGGAACGACGTGTTGGCCGCGAACTACCCGTTCGCGACCATCGAACCCAACGAGGGTGTGGTGGCGCTGCCCGACCCGCGGTTGGACAAGCTCGCCGAGATCTTCGGCTCGGAGAAGACCGTGCCGGCACCGGTGACGTTCGTCGACATCGCCGGCATCGTCAAGGGCGCTTCCGAGGGGGCCGGGCTGGGCAACAAGTTCCTGGCCAACATCCGCGAGTGCGATGCCATCTGCCAGGTGGTGCGAGCCTTCGCCGATGACGATGTGGTGCACGTCGACGGTCGGGTGGATCCGCGCTCGGATATCGAGGTCATCGAGACCGAACTGATCCTGGCCGATATGCAGACATTGGAGAAGGCCGTCCCGCGGCTGGAGAAGGAAGCCCGCAACAACAAGGACCGCAAACCGCTGCTCGACGCCGCGGTGGCCGCCCAGGCGGTGCTCGATTCGGGCAAGACCCTGTTCTCGGCGGGGGCGGATGCCACGGTCCTTCGCGAACTGAACCTGATGACCACAAAACCGTTCCTCTACGTGTTCAACGCCGACGAGTCGGTGCTCACCGACGAGGCCAAGAAGGCCGAGCTGCGTGAGTTGGTGGCCCCGGCCGATGCGGTGTTCCTGGATGCCAAGATCGAGTCCGAGCTGATCGAGCTAGACGACGAGTCGGCGGCCGAGTTGCTGGAGTCCATCGGCCAGACCGAGCCCGGGCTGGATGCGTTGGCGCGGGCCGGTTTCCACACCCTGAACCTGCAGACCTACCTGACGGCGGGGCCGAAAGAGGCCCGCGCGTGGACGATTCACCGCGGCGACACCGCGCCGAAGGCGGCCGGGGTGATCCACACCGATTTCGAGAAGGGCTTCATCAAGGCCGAGGTGGTGTCCTTCGATGATCTGGTCGAGGCCGGATCGATGGCCGCGGCCAAGGCCGCGGGCAAGGTGCGTATGGAGGGCAAGGACTACGTGATGGCCGACGGGGACGTCGTGGAGTTCCGTTTCAACGTGTGA